Proteins encoded within one genomic window of Microbacterium sp. zg-B185:
- a CDS encoding MMPL family transporter: MSTLLYALGRWSYRHPWRVLVGWILLLAIAGAGALTLGQGTSNTFSIPGTESQAGIEQLNRTFPQASGTSAQMIVVAADEAQIGDEPYATAITDTVAGLEDLDGILAVTDPFDEMVNGLVSEDGDAAIVRLQFDGQATDVPAETKTALQDVATELREELPAGSEVALGGDLFAISVPGVTITEAVGLLIALLVLIVTFRSFVVAGLPLLTAIIGVGLSLALLFLSTAFASITSTTPLLALMLGLAVGIDYALFIVARHQDQVRDGMEPEESVARATGTAGSAVVFAGITVLIALIGLSFAGIPFLTTMGIAAAVAVAIAVLVALTLTPAMLAFLKGRVAGRAKRPRTKAAKTPRRGFAERWVGLVTKHPIVTTVAVVLTLGVMAIPAASLALALPNAGMLPQQNEARQSYDMVAEEFGPGFNGPIVLTGTIVTSTDPVGLMNDLGDDVASLPGVEAVALATPNETADTGIVQLIPTTAPDDPATAELVRELRDQHDRWLDEFGIDVTVTGFTAVAIDISDQLGAALIPFGVFVVGLSLVLLTIVFRSIAVPIKAALGYLLSVAAAFGVVAAVFEWGWLADVLHVTRTGPIISFMPIVLMGVLFGLAMDYEVFLVSRMREDYVHARRAGATRAEARAVAVGAVRSGFTSSARVVTAAALIMFAVFVAFVPEGDASLKPIALGLAAGIVIDAFLVRMTLTPAVMALLGDRAWWLPKWLERVLPHFDIEGEAVQRELELADWPEPDSTAAVVAADVSVSAGDLHLIDGAGLRVERGEALVVTAKDARGPRALLLALSGRAGLEGRARVGGHLLPGREAWVRAHVGVALLDGSAQPVRDLRRALAGAPRIVVIDGVDALTPAGVRDQAAAVLRDAASVAPEMALIVASASPEAARGLLADAGWPDAPVLDVTVTRRTHSVHPTESTSTRPTAVPTTEVHA, encoded by the coding sequence GTGTCCACTCTTCTGTATGCCCTCGGCCGTTGGTCATACCGGCACCCGTGGCGGGTGCTGGTCGGCTGGATACTGCTGCTGGCCATCGCCGGGGCCGGTGCGCTGACGCTCGGTCAGGGCACCAGCAACACCTTCTCCATCCCGGGCACCGAGTCCCAAGCCGGCATCGAGCAGCTGAACCGGACCTTCCCCCAGGCCAGCGGCACCAGCGCCCAGATGATCGTCGTAGCCGCGGACGAAGCGCAGATCGGGGACGAGCCCTACGCCACCGCGATCACCGACACCGTGGCCGGACTGGAGGATCTGGACGGCATCCTCGCGGTGACCGATCCCTTCGACGAGATGGTCAACGGACTGGTCTCGGAGGACGGCGACGCCGCCATCGTGCGACTGCAGTTCGACGGGCAGGCCACCGACGTTCCCGCTGAGACCAAGACGGCGCTGCAGGATGTCGCGACCGAACTGCGGGAGGAGCTTCCCGCCGGGTCCGAGGTCGCCCTCGGTGGCGACCTGTTCGCGATCTCCGTACCCGGGGTCACGATCACCGAGGCGGTCGGCCTGCTGATCGCCCTCCTCGTTCTCATCGTCACCTTCCGCTCCTTCGTGGTCGCCGGGCTTCCGCTGCTGACCGCGATCATCGGGGTGGGCCTGTCTCTCGCCCTCCTCTTCCTCTCCACCGCGTTCGCAAGCATCACCTCGACCACCCCGTTGCTGGCGCTGATGCTCGGACTGGCGGTCGGCATCGACTACGCCCTGTTCATCGTCGCCCGGCATCAGGACCAGGTGCGTGACGGCATGGAACCGGAGGAGTCCGTGGCGCGCGCGACCGGCACCGCCGGATCTGCCGTCGTCTTCGCCGGCATCACCGTGCTGATCGCGCTGATCGGACTGTCCTTCGCCGGCATCCCGTTCCTGACCACGATGGGCATCGCCGCCGCCGTCGCCGTGGCGATCGCGGTGCTGGTTGCGCTCACCTTGACCCCGGCGATGCTGGCGTTCCTCAAGGGCCGCGTCGCCGGGCGAGCGAAGCGCCCGCGCACGAAGGCCGCGAAGACGCCGCGACGCGGATTCGCGGAGCGCTGGGTGGGACTTGTGACCAAGCATCCGATCGTCACGACCGTCGCCGTCGTGCTCACTCTCGGAGTCATGGCGATCCCGGCGGCCAGCCTGGCGCTGGCCCTGCCCAACGCCGGGATGCTGCCGCAGCAGAACGAGGCGCGCCAGAGCTACGACATGGTGGCGGAGGAGTTCGGCCCGGGCTTTAACGGGCCCATCGTGCTGACCGGCACCATCGTGACCTCCACCGACCCCGTCGGGCTGATGAACGACCTCGGCGACGATGTCGCGAGCCTCCCCGGCGTCGAGGCGGTCGCACTGGCGACTCCGAACGAGACCGCCGACACCGGCATCGTGCAGCTGATCCCCACGACCGCGCCCGATGACCCTGCCACGGCCGAGCTCGTGCGGGAGCTGCGCGACCAGCACGACCGGTGGCTGGATGAGTTCGGCATCGACGTCACCGTGACCGGATTCACCGCTGTCGCCATCGACATCTCCGATCAGCTGGGCGCCGCGCTGATCCCCTTCGGCGTCTTCGTCGTGGGTCTCTCGCTCGTGCTGCTGACGATCGTGTTCCGTTCCATCGCCGTGCCGATCAAGGCGGCGCTGGGCTACCTGCTCTCGGTGGCGGCGGCGTTCGGCGTCGTGGCCGCGGTGTTCGAATGGGGCTGGCTGGCGGACGTGCTGCACGTGACCCGCACCGGGCCGATCATCAGCTTCATGCCGATCGTCCTGATGGGCGTGCTGTTCGGCCTCGCGATGGACTACGAGGTGTTCCTGGTCTCGCGGATGCGGGAGGACTACGTCCACGCGCGGCGCGCGGGTGCGACCCGAGCGGAGGCACGCGCCGTCGCGGTCGGAGCCGTCAGATCCGGCTTCACCTCGTCCGCACGCGTCGTCACCGCCGCCGCGCTGATCATGTTCGCGGTCTTCGTCGCGTTCGTCCCCGAAGGGGATGCCTCGCTCAAGCCGATAGCACTCGGGCTGGCCGCCGGCATCGTCATCGATGCGTTCCTGGTCCGCATGACGCTGACTCCGGCGGTGATGGCCCTACTCGGCGATCGCGCATGGTGGCTGCCGAAGTGGCTCGAACGCGTGCTGCCGCACTTCGACATCGAAGGCGAGGCGGTCCAGCGCGAGCTCGAGCTGGCCGACTGGCCCGAGCCGGACTCGACGGCCGCAGTCGTCGCGGCGGACGTCTCGGTCAGTGCCGGCGATCTCCACCTCATCGACGGCGCCGGTCTCCGCGTCGAGAGGGGCGAGGCGCTCGTCGTCACCGCGAAGGACGCGCGGGGACCGCGCGCCCTGCTGCTCGCCCTCTCCGGCCGCGCCGGGCTCGAGGGACGCGCCCGCGTCGGCGGGCACCTGCTCCCGGGACGAGAGGCCTGGGTGCGGGCACACGTGGGCGTCGCGCTCCTGGACGGTTCCGCGCAGCCGGTCCGCGACCTCCGCCGTGCCCTCGCCGGCGCACCGCGCATCGTGGTGATCGACGGCGTCGACGCCCTCACCCCGGCCGGCGTGCGCGATCAGGCCGCCGCGGTGCTGAGGGATGCCGCATCCGTCGCTCCGGAGATGGCCCTGATCGTCGCCTCCGCCTCCCCGGAGGCCGCCCGTGGGCTCCTCGCCGACGCCGGCTGGCCGGACGCACCGGTCCTCGACGTCACGGTGACCAGGCGCACCCACTCGGTGCACCCCACCGAATCGACTTCCACACGGCCGACGGCCGTTCCCACGACAGAGGTACACGCATGA
- a CDS encoding TlpA disulfide reductase family protein, with the protein MRRRRTLAVRRATAALVTATLALSLAACANDPLAEQYRAGDNKGYIAGDFRVVEIAADERTEPVVFEATTETGGSVTSADYLGGVLVVNFWYAACGPCRAEAGDLEEAYGQFQDEDVEFLGINTIDSAEQAAAFAETYGVTYPSAIASQTPSIKLAFAEKTPIQATPTTLVLDADGRVAARIIGQLPDASILTALVRDTLAESS; encoded by the coding sequence ATGAGGCGCCGTCGTACCCTCGCCGTCCGTCGCGCCACCGCCGCGCTGGTCACCGCGACACTGGCCCTCTCGCTTGCGGCGTGCGCGAACGACCCCCTGGCCGAGCAGTATCGGGCAGGCGATAACAAGGGGTACATCGCCGGTGATTTCCGCGTCGTGGAGATCGCGGCCGACGAGCGCACCGAACCGGTGGTGTTCGAGGCGACCACCGAGACCGGAGGCTCCGTGACCAGCGCGGACTATCTCGGTGGGGTGCTGGTGGTGAACTTCTGGTACGCCGCATGCGGTCCGTGTCGCGCCGAGGCCGGCGACCTGGAGGAGGCGTACGGGCAGTTCCAGGATGAGGACGTCGAGTTCCTGGGGATCAACACGATCGACTCGGCGGAACAGGCCGCCGCGTTCGCCGAGACCTACGGCGTGACCTATCCGAGCGCGATCGCGTCGCAGACGCCCTCGATCAAGCTGGCGTTCGCCGAGAAGACGCCGATTCAGGCGACACCGACGACGCTGGTCCTGGACGCCGACGGCCGCGTGGCCGCGCGGATCATCGGCCAGCTTCCGGACGCCTCTATCCTGACCGCACTCGTGCGCGACACTCTCGCGGAGTCCTCGTGA
- a CDS encoding DUF6264 family protein: MRRRVRPGALEAHQASHADDSDRSARPGRVGSYAERVTTPPPPPPAAASSGQPPAGASPGAQMSGVGSAPRRPAIVWDIVVTLILLVCLGILTLITSYFGLFLAMASDPCGGTAQCDTDLIGLGVLAAVGLPWIVLLIAAVVAIVLLVKRRLAFWVPLLAAPLTIASWFVGAAMASAGVP; encoded by the coding sequence CTGCGCCGCCGCGTCCGGCCGGGCGCGCTCGAGGCCCATCAGGCGTCGCACGCGGATGATTCAGATCGCTCAGCGCGTCCCGGACGCGTCGGCTCCTATGCTGAGCGCGTGACCACGCCTCCTCCTCCGCCGCCCGCCGCAGCGTCCTCTGGTCAGCCTCCCGCCGGTGCATCCCCCGGTGCGCAGATGTCCGGGGTCGGGTCGGCCCCGCGGCGACCCGCGATCGTATGGGACATCGTCGTCACGCTCATCCTGCTCGTGTGTCTCGGGATACTGACGCTGATCACCTCCTACTTCGGGCTGTTCCTGGCCATGGCCTCGGACCCCTGCGGCGGCACGGCGCAGTGCGACACCGACCTGATCGGGCTCGGGGTCCTGGCCGCGGTCGGCCTGCCCTGGATCGTCCTTCTCATCGCAGCTGTGGTCGCGATCGTTCTGCTCGTGAAGCGACGCCTCGCCTTCTGGGTGCCGTTGCTGGCGGCGCCGTTGACGATCGCATCGTGGTTCGTCGGCGCGGCGATGGCGTCCGCCGGCGTTCCCTGA
- the ccsB gene encoding c-type cytochrome biogenesis protein CcsB codes for MPGTPLSLDTVSVLLVWTAIAIYAFAFIAYAVDLASRGARAVDAQDASTRERELVTVGADAASVGESRRRDAGARRRDQERAAERAFTARPGQRPRLIWARIGTSLTVLGLVFHVAGDVTRGIAAGRVPWSNMYEFALTGTMLIVAVYLVSLLRYDLRFLGSFITGMVALLLGGAALAFYVEISPLMDPLKSVWLVIHVFVASLATALFALAFGLSVLQLMQARRERKIAIADAAADGAPAAKTGPRFLGTLPGSDALESIAYRFAILGFIFWTFTLIAGSIWANDAWGRYWGFDTKEVWTFVIWVLYAGYIHARATRGWRGSRSAWLSIIGFAAVMFNFTIVNMFFKGLHAYSGLS; via the coding sequence ATGCCTGGCACCCCCCTCTCACTCGACACGGTCTCCGTGCTGCTCGTGTGGACCGCCATCGCGATCTACGCGTTCGCGTTCATCGCCTACGCGGTCGACCTGGCCAGTCGCGGGGCGCGCGCGGTCGACGCGCAGGACGCGTCGACGCGTGAACGAGAGCTTGTCACCGTGGGAGCGGATGCGGCATCCGTCGGCGAATCCCGGCGCAGGGACGCCGGCGCCCGGAGGCGGGATCAGGAGCGTGCCGCCGAGCGGGCGTTCACGGCGCGGCCCGGCCAGCGCCCGCGCCTGATCTGGGCCCGCATCGGCACGTCGCTGACCGTCCTCGGGCTGGTCTTCCACGTCGCCGGCGACGTGACGCGAGGCATCGCAGCCGGACGAGTTCCGTGGTCGAACATGTACGAGTTCGCCCTCACCGGAACCATGCTCATCGTGGCGGTCTACCTCGTCTCGCTGCTGCGCTACGACCTGCGCTTCCTCGGGTCGTTCATCACCGGCATGGTCGCGCTGCTGCTGGGCGGCGCGGCGCTGGCGTTCTACGTCGAGATCTCGCCGCTCATGGACCCGCTCAAGAGCGTCTGGCTCGTGATCCACGTGTTCGTCGCCTCGCTCGCGACCGCTCTGTTCGCGCTCGCTTTCGGGCTCTCGGTGCTGCAGCTGATGCAGGCCCGCCGGGAGCGGAAGATCGCCATCGCGGATGCCGCGGCCGACGGCGCCCCCGCGGCCAAGACCGGACCGCGGTTCCTGGGTACGCTGCCGGGCAGCGACGCCCTCGAGTCGATCGCGTACCGCTTCGCGATCCTCGGCTTCATCTTCTGGACGTTCACGCTCATCGCCGGCTCCATCTGGGCCAACGATGCGTGGGGCCGGTACTGGGGCTTCGACACGAAGGAAGTATGGACCTTCGTGATCTGGGTGCTCTATGCCGGATACATCCATGCCCGTGCCACGCGCGGCTGGCGCGGATCGCGCTCGGCGTGGCTGTCGATCATCGGCTTCGCCGCCGTGATGTTCAACTTCACCATCGTGAACATGTTCTTCAAGGGTCTGCACGCCTACTCCGGCCTGAGCTGA
- a CDS encoding cytochrome c biogenesis protein ResB, with translation MSPSRSEPDGASPPIEGTLRPADHADSVAASTDIAQPALGVVGWLRWGWRQLTSMRTALVLLLLLAIAAVPGSIVPQRSADPNGVTQYFTDNPDLAPILDNLQLFDVYSSVWFSAIYILLFISLIGCVIPRTRHHWKALRARPPRTPARLERLADHRSRVVELAPGADTSAAAATAVDVAAAQLRSGGYRVERYDAGGTLSVSAERGYARETGNLVFHTALIGVLIAVGVGGGYTYTGQGVIVEGGTFVNTLLDYTSFNPGRFVDEEQLAPYSMALDEFSVTYQPSGTQAAGQAGDFIAHLTTQVAGQEPVQAEVRVNHPLEIEGDRVYLMGNGYAPTITIRDSAGTTVFSESVPFLPQDTNMTSLGVIKVPDGMPEQLGLVGFFYPTQAPLTTGAFTSAYPALINPVVTLDVYAGDLGIDDGTPRSVYTLDPTGMTQLTGRAVDVDSIELAPGQTAELPDGLGTITFENESPAGAEGYDQSVKRFVSLSVHRDAAAAWVLGFAVLAVLGLLAALFLPRRRVWVKATADGNTLRLEYAGLARGEDPTIATALDQIVLKHTTSLDPLLREQVSAPVTEPGSVRGRPAGAADERETSAAEDEGDRGSADSPRVD, from the coding sequence ATGTCCCCCTCCCGCTCTGAGCCCGACGGCGCGTCCCCGCCGATCGAAGGCACGCTGAGACCCGCGGATCACGCCGACTCGGTCGCGGCATCCACGGATATCGCCCAGCCTGCGCTGGGCGTGGTCGGCTGGCTGCGCTGGGGATGGCGTCAGCTGACGAGCATGCGCACCGCCTTGGTCCTGCTGCTGCTGCTCGCGATCGCGGCCGTGCCGGGCTCGATCGTGCCGCAGCGCAGCGCGGATCCGAACGGGGTCACGCAGTACTTCACCGACAACCCGGATCTCGCGCCGATCCTGGACAACCTCCAGCTGTTCGACGTGTATTCGTCGGTCTGGTTCTCGGCGATCTACATCCTGCTGTTCATCTCGCTGATCGGATGCGTGATCCCGCGGACGCGGCACCACTGGAAGGCACTGCGGGCGCGACCGCCCCGGACCCCCGCCCGCCTCGAGCGGCTGGCGGACCACCGCTCGCGCGTGGTGGAACTCGCGCCCGGGGCCGACACGTCGGCCGCCGCTGCGACCGCTGTGGACGTCGCGGCCGCGCAGCTGCGCAGCGGCGGATACCGCGTGGAACGGTACGACGCGGGTGGGACGCTGTCGGTTTCGGCCGAGCGCGGGTATGCGCGCGAGACCGGGAACCTGGTCTTCCACACCGCGCTGATCGGCGTCCTGATCGCCGTCGGCGTGGGCGGCGGCTACACCTACACCGGGCAGGGCGTCATCGTGGAAGGCGGCACCTTCGTCAACACCCTGCTCGATTACACGTCGTTCAATCCCGGCCGCTTCGTCGACGAGGAACAGCTCGCCCCGTACTCGATGGCACTGGACGAGTTCAGCGTCACCTACCAGCCCTCCGGCACCCAGGCAGCCGGCCAGGCCGGCGATTTCATCGCGCATCTGACGACTCAGGTCGCCGGACAGGAGCCCGTCCAGGCGGAGGTGCGTGTGAACCATCCGCTCGAGATCGAAGGCGACCGCGTGTACCTGATGGGCAACGGATACGCGCCGACGATCACGATCCGCGATTCTGCCGGCACGACGGTGTTCTCCGAGTCGGTGCCGTTCCTTCCCCAGGACACGAACATGACCTCCCTCGGGGTGATCAAGGTGCCCGACGGCATGCCGGAGCAGCTCGGGCTGGTCGGGTTCTTCTACCCGACGCAGGCGCCGCTGACCACCGGGGCGTTCACCTCTGCATACCCGGCGCTGATCAACCCGGTCGTCACCCTGGACGTCTACGCCGGCGATCTGGGCATCGACGACGGCACGCCCCGATCGGTGTATACGCTCGATCCGACCGGCATGACGCAGCTCACCGGGCGGGCCGTGGACGTCGACTCGATCGAACTTGCGCCCGGTCAGACCGCCGAGCTGCCGGACGGCCTGGGCACGATCACCTTCGAGAACGAATCTCCCGCCGGCGCTGAGGGCTACGACCAGTCCGTCAAGCGGTTCGTGTCGCTGTCGGTCCACCGGGATGCCGCGGCAGCCTGGGTGCTCGGATTCGCCGTGCTGGCCGTGCTCGGGCTGCTTGCCGCCCTGTTCCTCCCGCGTCGCCGCGTGTGGGTGAAGGCGACCGCAGATGGGAACACGCTGCGTCTGGAGTACGCCGGGCTCGCGCGCGGCGAGGACCCGACCATCGCCACCGCGCTGGACCAGATCGTCCTCAAGCACACCACCTCGCTGGACCCGTTGCTGCGCGAACAGGTGTCGGCTCCGGTGACGGAGCCGGGGTCCGTCCGCGGGCGGCCCGCCGGCGCGGCGGACGAGCGCGAGACCAGCGCTGCGGAGGACGAGGGCGACCGGGGATCCGCGGATTCTCCCCGCGTAGACTGA
- a CDS encoding YhgE/Pip family protein, which translates to MTLHIERARSRRPITWLTLIGVLLLPVLIGGILVAALYNPAERLDSMSAAIVNEDEPVTIDDQYIPLGRQLTAGLVEGSDEIASNLDWTISNAEDAAAGLADGTYQAVVTIPANFSAAATSTAPGGTPEQATIEVTTPPDSKVVDDAITAQVTSAAASIMGQELSQVYLENVFLGFTTLGDQLGEAADGAAQLADGAAQAASGAAQLPAGIGQLGDGASQLSSGAGTLAGGLDTIGSGTAASANGANQLAAGLDAAAAQVNNQELVQAAQDAATYAGTAASQTVAVAQGAGGLALTLQGLADECLASGASQAFCDSLGAAAGTAGAVAGDAGAAATSAGYASGYATPTASGIQQLTSQTSAGLSEAAAQTRTLASGLAQLADGTVQSAEGARGLQSGASQLAGGATQAADGATSLADGVGELATGTATLADGLDQASAAVPSYTDADATSLATVVSDPVTTDGVGSSLFGASAVPLLSTLALWFGGLGTFVALQAASRRALTSRAPSALLALRGLVPAAVLGAVQGLLVAGVVQLAASYDWAQWSMFAALCVVAGIAFAAVNQALVAVFGGAGRWLAALVGVLAVATGVVSTVPGVLSEIAALLPTAPAYNGMLSALTETAGLGAGVAGLLIWSLLAFIATTLAVARRRVANARDLLAASPAPA; encoded by the coding sequence ATGACCCTCCACATCGAACGGGCGCGCTCGCGCCGCCCTATCACCTGGCTGACGCTCATCGGTGTCCTGCTGCTGCCCGTGCTGATCGGCGGCATTCTCGTCGCGGCGTTGTACAACCCGGCCGAGCGGCTGGACAGCATGAGCGCAGCGATCGTGAACGAAGACGAACCCGTCACGATCGACGACCAGTACATTCCGCTCGGCCGCCAGCTGACCGCGGGCCTGGTCGAGGGATCCGACGAGATCGCGAGCAACCTGGACTGGACCATCTCCAACGCCGAGGACGCCGCCGCCGGTCTGGCCGACGGCACCTACCAGGCGGTCGTCACGATCCCGGCGAACTTCTCCGCCGCCGCCACCTCCACCGCCCCCGGCGGCACACCCGAGCAGGCGACCATCGAGGTCACCACGCCACCGGATTCCAAGGTCGTCGACGACGCCATCACCGCGCAGGTGACCTCGGCCGCGGCATCCATCATGGGGCAGGAGCTCTCCCAGGTGTACCTGGAGAACGTGTTCCTGGGGTTCACCACGCTGGGCGATCAGCTCGGCGAAGCCGCCGACGGCGCCGCACAGCTGGCGGACGGTGCAGCGCAGGCGGCGTCCGGGGCAGCGCAGCTGCCCGCCGGGATCGGCCAGCTCGGCGACGGCGCATCGCAGCTGTCCTCCGGCGCGGGGACGCTGGCCGGCGGGCTGGACACCATCGGGTCGGGCACGGCGGCGTCGGCGAACGGGGCGAACCAGCTCGCGGCCGGCCTCGATGCCGCCGCCGCCCAGGTGAACAACCAGGAGCTGGTCCAAGCCGCCCAGGACGCCGCGACCTACGCCGGTACCGCCGCGTCGCAGACGGTCGCGGTCGCGCAGGGCGCCGGTGGGCTGGCACTCACGCTTCAGGGACTGGCCGACGAGTGCCTCGCCTCGGGTGCGTCGCAAGCGTTCTGCGACAGCCTCGGCGCCGCCGCCGGAACGGCCGGAGCCGTCGCGGGCGACGCCGGAGCGGCGGCCACCAGTGCCGGATACGCGAGCGGCTACGCGACCCCGACCGCCTCGGGAATCCAGCAGCTGACCTCGCAGACCAGCGCCGGGTTGAGCGAAGCCGCGGCTCAGACGCGCACACTGGCTTCGGGCCTTGCCCAGCTCGCCGACGGCACCGTCCAGTCCGCCGAGGGCGCGCGCGGACTCCAGTCCGGTGCGTCCCAGCTCGCCGGCGGCGCCACCCAGGCCGCCGACGGCGCGACCTCGCTCGCCGACGGCGTCGGCGAGCTCGCGACCGGGACGGCGACCCTCGCGGACGGCCTGGATCAGGCATCCGCCGCTGTTCCCTCCTACACGGATGCGGACGCCACCAGCCTGGCCACCGTGGTGTCCGATCCGGTGACCACCGACGGCGTCGGCTCGTCGCTGTTCGGCGCGTCGGCGGTGCCCCTGCTGTCCACGCTCGCGCTGTGGTTCGGCGGCCTCGGCACGTTCGTCGCCCTGCAGGCGGCCTCGCGCCGGGCGCTCACCTCGCGTGCCCCGTCGGCGCTCCTCGCCCTGCGCGGGCTGGTGCCGGCCGCCGTGCTCGGCGCTGTGCAGGGACTGCTCGTGGCCGGCGTCGTCCAGCTCGCGGCATCCTACGACTGGGCCCAGTGGTCGATGTTCGCCGCGCTGTGCGTGGTCGCGGGAATCGCCTTCGCGGCCGTCAACCAGGCCCTCGTGGCCGTGTTCGGCGGCGCGGGACGATGGCTTGCTGCCCTGGTCGGCGTGCTGGCCGTCGCGACCGGCGTGGTCTCGACTGTGCCCGGTGTGCTGTCCGAAATCGCGGCGCTGCTGCCCACCGCGCCCGCGTACAACGGGATGCTGTCCGCACTGACGGAGACCGCCGGCCTCGGCGCCGGCGTCGCGGGCCTCCTGATCTGGTCGCTGCTCGCGTTCATCGCGACGACCCTCGCTGTGGCGCGGCGACGCGTGGCCAACGCGCGGGACCTGCTCGCGGCATCCCCCGCCCCGGCGTAG
- a CDS encoding cytochrome c biogenesis protein CcdA: MNPGAVITDGALWIALPIALLAGLVSFLSPCVLPLVPGYLGFIGGAVSPRPEPVAAAAAAAPRRGAAPVDAAPLAETPSRGRLLVGVLLFVAGFTVVFMAVNILGGTVGRFFLEYADPITRVMGVIIVLLGLVFIGLFGFAQRTFKPQVRGNVGLIGAPLLGLALGIGWAPCIGPTLGAILAMSWNFGDPVRAGLLGLAYSLGLGIPFILLTLGFGWATRSVGFLRRHIRTVNLVGGVLLVVLGILMVSGVWTALMAQLQGVFLNVPLPL, encoded by the coding sequence GTGAACCCCGGCGCCGTCATCACCGACGGCGCACTGTGGATCGCTCTGCCGATCGCTCTGCTCGCCGGGCTCGTCTCCTTCCTCTCGCCCTGCGTGCTGCCACTCGTTCCCGGCTACCTCGGCTTCATCGGCGGCGCCGTCTCGCCGCGGCCGGAACCGGTGGCGGCAGCAGCCGCCGCCGCGCCGCGCAGGGGCGCCGCACCTGTCGATGCTGCGCCCCTGGCAGAGACCCCCAGCCGTGGGCGCCTGCTGGTCGGGGTGCTCCTGTTCGTCGCCGGGTTCACCGTCGTGTTCATGGCCGTCAACATCCTGGGCGGAACGGTCGGGCGCTTCTTCCTCGAGTACGCCGACCCGATCACGCGCGTCATGGGTGTCATCATCGTCCTTCTCGGCCTCGTGTTCATCGGCCTCTTCGGGTTCGCCCAGCGCACGTTCAAGCCGCAGGTGCGCGGCAACGTCGGCCTGATCGGGGCGCCGCTGCTGGGCCTCGCGCTCGGCATCGGCTGGGCGCCCTGCATCGGACCCACCCTCGGTGCGATCCTGGCCATGTCCTGGAACTTCGGCGACCCCGTCCGGGCCGGGCTGCTCGGGCTGGCGTACTCGCTCGGCCTCGGCATCCCGTTCATCCTCCTCACGCTGGGCTTCGGGTGGGCGACGCGGTCGGTCGGCTTCCTGCGCCGGCACATCCGCACCGTGAATCTCGTCGGCGGCGTGCTGCTCGTCGTCCTCGGCATCCTGATGGTCTCCGGCGTCTGGACGGCCCTCATGGCGCAACTGCAGGGAGTGTTCCTCAATGTCCCCCTCCCGCTCTGA
- a CDS encoding histidine phosphatase family protein: MPADRLHLVRHGEVHNPRRVLYGRLPGFGLSADGRRMARQAAEYVQALERPIGALIASPLQRTRESAEPFTELLGIDPLIDERVIEPTNVFEGKRMSRALANPASWRYLARPEIPSWGEPYVQVVARVQEAMKDAWHDIESGDAVIVSHQLPIWVTHLAVAGLPTRHDPRRRRCALSSVTSFELVGDVWREVDYAEPASTAGAVDVGAV, encoded by the coding sequence GTGCCCGCCGACCGTCTTCATCTCGTCCGCCACGGAGAGGTCCACAACCCTCGCCGCGTGCTGTACGGGCGGCTTCCCGGCTTCGGGCTGAGCGCTGACGGGCGGAGGATGGCACGCCAGGCGGCGGAATACGTTCAGGCGCTGGAGCGCCCCATCGGCGCCCTGATCGCGTCGCCGCTGCAGCGCACGCGCGAATCCGCGGAGCCGTTCACCGAGCTGCTCGGAATCGACCCCCTGATCGACGAGCGCGTCATCGAGCCGACCAACGTGTTCGAGGGCAAGCGGATGAGCAGGGCACTGGCCAACCCGGCGAGCTGGCGCTACCTCGCCCGGCCCGAGATCCCCAGCTGGGGCGAACCGTACGTACAGGTCGTGGCGCGCGTGCAGGAGGCCATGAAGGATGCCTGGCACGACATCGAGTCCGGCGATGCCGTCATCGTCAGTCACCAGCTTCCGATCTGGGTGACCCACCTCGCCGTGGCGGGACTGCCGACCCGGCACGACCCCCGCCGGCGGCGGTGCGCGCTCTCCAGCGTGACCAGCTTCGAACTCGTGGGCGACGTCTGGCGTGAAGTCGACTACGCCGAGCCGGCATCGACCGCCGGCGCCGTCGACGTGGGGGCGGTGTGA